ttGTGCTGATTGAACATGCTTCGAATGTGGGTTTTAATCTCCTTTGCGCCTCATGAGATGAGTATGTTTCTATAGTTTGGGCTATTAATATTTATTCTTTGGTGAGGTATCCATGCCGGCTCTTTGTCCATTTTTTTTCtattgaaaatgatttttttaatattgttAGACCAATTTATTTGTGTATCCTCCCCGGGTGTCCCCTGTCACTTAAATGTATGAcacattttgaaattttaaaaaacttttataGTGACCATAATCTACTTTATCGTCCTTTTTATATGTGCCTGCCATTGCCTTGCCGGTGTGCTGCTAGTGTGCTCAAtgcgtgcacagcagaaggattgCCGTTGCAGCCTCCGTAACATGTGCAATTCGGTGGCATTCATGGTGCTTGGCTTCTTGTTGAACCATTGTGCCTACTCATTGCCATCGCCCTACTAGGAGCGCAGGGTCTCTTAAATAACAACCCATTTGTTTTCTCTTGCTCCTACTCACCCCTGGTGACTGTCAGTAAACGGCAGTACACTTGCCTGCTTTAGATAGTTCAGGTCACTCTCTTCCTCGCTTGCCAAGGGCCATCCGGTGGACTAGATTCACCACAATCCTGGGGGACAGAGCAACATTAGCCCCTCTGGGGTTcccagactttaaatctttagggGCACACACAGCCTGACCTTTGCCCCCCGAGCGAGACGACGGGTTCCAGCTGTAACCTTGTGGTGATCAGCTCGGTGTGTAGCCAGCTGCACCCCCGGGGACCCTGGATGTTTCGTATCGGCGTTCATCATTTTAAGGCAGACAGGTCTCaagttatttttcttcttttgctttctGTATCCAACTCGATCCTTGGGCAGTCTTCTGTACGATTGCCCAGGTTTGCACTTCACATTTATGATTTTGGTTCACCTGAGACTTACGTTCTTCTACGTGCAGTGAGAATGTAGGGATCCAATTTACTCTTCTTTTCTGATACAAATTACCCTAGCACCACGTGGCCAATAGTCCACATCTTCTCCACAGAGCGGTGACACAGGATGATGTCACAAATCAAACCCACAAATATCCGTGGGTGTGTTTAAGCCTCTCTGTTTCCACTAGCCTGAGATTTAATTTTCAATGGGGTACTCCGGGGGATTCAGGGGACTGTGGGATTACAAGAGAAGCAGATTTTGCTCAACACATGCAGTGGAAGAATCCTCgctctctccccttcccctttCTCCTGTCCTACAGCTCTCTTGGCTCTTTCAGATGAAGGTGCCAACTCCTCCCTGACTCAGGGTATTGGTACttactcttccccccacccctcgcgCCCAGCTTCCAAGAATGCTATGTCTTATCCTTTCTCATTAATCAACAGTACGCGTAAATACCACCTCCTTCTTCAAAGATGTTTGCTCCAACTGTCTTTTCTGAATTGCCTCCTCCAGCCATTGTCAGGAACCCCGGTGGTGTGGTGACCTGCTGACTGAAAGATCAGcccttccaagggagaaagcagaggttctctgctcccataaaagatGGGCAACCTCGGGGCCCTGCAGGATGGCTGTCTGTCAGAAtagactcggtgacagtgagtacGAGCGAGAGCAAAAGGCACCGACAGGGATTGCCGGGTCGTGCAAATGGTGATGGGCTTGGCTATTAACCAAAAGCACCAGAAGCACCGCAGAGGTAAGACTTGGTGATCTGTCTTCAATGGTCACAGTCACGGAAACACTTCAGAGCACTTTCGCTCTGGAACATCCGAGATGCCATTGATTGAAATGGTCTCCACAGCAACGGGTTGGTTGCCTGGTTACTCAGTAGACATCGACCGCTCATCCTGTTCTGCCTTTTCTTTAGTACATATTCCCTTACAGGCTTTCCTTTCGACACGTGTCCATTTGCTTATCTTCTCTAGAGTCAGTCCAAGTCGGCCACTCTCCACATCTGAAAACACGCTGCCctgacatcaattctgactcatagcaagcttacaggacaggggagagctgcctttgaggggttttgaggctgtgattcttcacgggagtagacggGCTCATCTTttaagaagctggtggtttcaaactgttgaccttgggttagcagcgcTGCAGGTAACCcaagacaccaccagggctctttcatctTAGTTGTCCCAAAGAATCAAATTGGCTGCCCAGTGTTAATGGCAGAAGGAAATGACTGCTACTTCTGGGACCCAACCTGGGTCGCTTCCTGACTGTGTTTCCTCTCTGGCCCTGGGTGATGATCATCAGATGGAGGAGAGAATGCGTCAAGTCGAGGTGCATGTCCCTCCCGGGTGATGCAAACAGCGCGTGTGCTCACCACAGGGCGGCAGGCTGGAGTCCACCCCAGACTAACAGAAACAACCGCGATTCCCGGCTTCCTGAAGCGCTTTCCACCTGTCGTCAAGAGCAGTGGGGAGTAAGGACATCCTACagctccctggtggcacagtggttatgccctCAGCTGCTGGCGGAAAGCTtagcaattcaaactcaccaggacaACAAGCCGGCTACCTGCTTCTGTCAGGATTGCAGTCCAGAACCCTAGGCTAGTCTAGGGGCAGGGCACTTAGggtgcctatgagtcagaatcagctcagtcaCGTACCACAAGGACACCAGGGTAGGAGATTTCGCTGACTGTGGATGTAGTAAATATAAGATCCCTGTTagtcattaaaaattttttttccaaccGGTCCTCCCTACAGTGGTCAGCATGCAGCAAAGGCACAGACACGAGGGGTCCAGCTCACATGGACTCTCCGTCCCTTTATGTCCCCACCCAGACCAGCGTCTCTACAAACCGATTTCTTTTCCTTAGTTGAGCAGTTTTAGTGGTACTGCATccacacgtcatacaattcagtcatccaatcatatcaagaagagctgtccaatcatcaccacaatcaactctacaacattttcttctcccttcTGCTCATGATTAGACATCGTTTAATTGCGGCAGAAATCATGCGTTTAATCATCGTTTTAATTGCGGCAGAAACATGGcccacaaaacattctccaattcaacaacttccacctgtataattcagtgccctgGGTTAGACTCTTCGTGCTGTTCAACCATGActgacatccttttccaaatgattccacCGCCATCAACATAAACTCAACGCCCCCAAAGCAACAACTCTTCCACCTCCACCCCTAGCAACCATTGGccattggtttctttctttctaggtagttttcttgagatagtattcacatatcatacactttcataATTAAAcgtcttttaaaaagagttacataCACATCATCGCAATCAGTTCTAATggcccctcccacctcctgcaTTCACTGTTTGcgccccaagtcccctcactctTCCCTGCCTCAACCCCCATCCTCCATAAACCATCGCATCAGTTATGGTCTCTGTACATCCACTCTTGTCTCTATACATCCACTCTCATCTCTATACATCCACTCTCATTTCTATACACCCACTCTCGTCTCTATACATCCACTCTCGTCTCTATACATCCACTCTCATCTCTATACATCCAGTATTGTCTCTATACACCCACTCTCGTCTCTATACATCCACTCTCATCTCTATACACCCACTCTCGTCTCTATACATCCACTCTCATCTCTATACATCCACTCTCATCTCTATACACCCACTCTCGTCTCTATACACCCACTCTCGTCTCTATACATCCAGTATTGTCTCTATACATCCACTCCTATCTCTATATATCCAGTATTGTCTCTATTCATCCCAGTGCTTCACAAAccaggaaacccaacagaaactataaaaacaacaacaaagcaaaatggcaagaagataaaaatgaaagagTAGCAAAGGGAAAAGGccatcatcaatattttaaaagccagagaagaaagttctgtcatggaacaagtgaggaaTGCTTGAGCTCAGAGTAAATTTAGGTTggctcaagagggaggtcaacagaCCACGCAGCATAGCACATACGACTCCCTCCACCATGATCAAGTTTACAGTCATCTCTGACTGCTAGTAAAGCGGAGCAAGCCCCTGACCCTGTGGCCAGAGGAGATCTGCCAAAGGCTCAAAACCCCAATTTTTGTTCACTTAGATGGGGAAGTAATGAAGAGGTAAGAACGGAAGAGACCAGGTAAGAGGTGGTTGAGATTACGTAAGTGATATCATGGCTTGGACTGCGCTAAACTAAACTCACCATATTCAAGTTGATTCCTCAGGGCTAACTACAAAGAGAGAGATTTACAAAAAATGTATAGATGTATTTTCTCCTTAGATGGAGAGGTCTCTGGAGTTGGCCAACATGACCAGGGTCCACGAGTTTATCCTGCTGGGTTTGTCCACGAGGGTGGGCCTACGAGAGACCCTGTTTGCCGTCTTCCTGACCCTCTACCTGCTGACCCTCTTGGAGAACACGCTCATCGTCTACCTGGTCTGCACGCACAGCGAGCTCCACaagcccatgtacttcttcctgggCAACCTGAGCTGCCTGGAGATGTGCTACGTGTCCGTGACCATGCCCAGCCTGCTCGTGGGGCTGTGGGCAGGACCCTGCCCTATGCCTTTCACAGCCTGCATAGTTCAGCTGTttttatttatctccttcattgGCACCAAGTGCACTCTCCTGGCCTctatggcctatgaccgctatgtggccatctgccgCCCGCTCCACTACCCACTGCTCATGCGGCCCCAGGTCTACACAGGCCTGGCCATGACCTCCTGGCTCGGTGGTCTTCTTTCCTCTATCATCAAGGCCACGTGCATCACGAGTCTCTCCTACTGTGGCCCCAACGTCCTCAACCACTTCTTCTGTGACGTCTCCCCTCTGCTCAACCTGTCCTGCACCCACGTGTCCCTGACCGAGCTGGTGGACTTTCTttctgccatcatcatcttctgtGGGTCATTGCTAGTCGCTCTGGCCTCCTACGTGGCCATTGGGAGGGCCATATTCCGGATGCCATCAACCACTGCCCGCTGCAAAGCCCTCTCCACCTGCGCCTCCCATCTGGCTGTAATGGGCATCTTCTACTCCGTGGTCCTCTTCATATATTCCCGACCCAACCGTATCCAGTCGACAGACCTCAACAAGGAGCTCTCGGTCATCTACACGGTGGTCACGCCCCTGTGCAGCCCGGTCATCTACTGCCTGCGCAACAAGGAGGTCCACAGGGCCTTCAGAAAGACACTGCCCCCACACTAAGTCCCTTCAGTGGGAACTGGACATTTTCCTGCTCTGGGTTTACAACCCGTACCCAGCACGTTCAGCATCATCCGTTGTCGTCGTTGTTGGATAGCGAGGAGCTGATGTCGACTCTGAGACACTGCGTGGAATGGAAGAGAATggccctgtggctccccaggcctgtcgtctttaccgaagcagatctttctcctatggggctaccatgtgggttcgaactgccaacctaacTCACATTTGCAGTTGGGTGTTTAACCTACTGTACCATTTTATCGGTccttagagagagagaaatgaaaatgACACCACACCCCTATGAGAATGGCAACGATTGGGGACACGGGTGTGATGGGGTGGTGGGGAAATCAGAATCCTTGTTTATTGTTGGTGGGGAAGTGAAACGACGCAGCCACTGTGGGAGACGTCTGGCCGATCAAAAAGTGACCGTGGAGCCATCACATGGAACAGAAACCCAGTCCTAGGCCTAAACCCCCAGGACCTGAAGTCAGGATCACCAGCAGACACCTGTTCACCAGTGGCCAGGGCTGCAGTTTTGACAGTGGACCAAAGGTGGAAAAAAGGGACATTTTCATCGATGGAGGGACAAGTCAACAGCATGTGGTCCCTCCACACAAGGGAATGCTACTCAGCCATCAAGAGAAATCAAGTCTTGATACCAATCTGCCACGCCCGAAAGCCTGtactaagtgaaataagtcactCGCGAAAAGACAAACGTTCTATGGTCTCATTTATATGAAATCAGCCGATGGAGAGAAGCTACTAAAGACTGCTAGTTGTTCTGGGGACGGGAGGGAAGCAGAAAGGGGAGCTTCTGCACCGAGCATGTGCGTGGTGGTGGCGTGTTTtggaagaggagagtgaggaggttGGAGCAACATGACGGATGCAACCGATGCCACTGAATCCTGCCTGTAGAGGTGACTGGGATTGCACATGTGTTGAAATGTACCTTTTCACCACCATGGACAGCAACCAACCAAAAACGCCCACCCATGGTTTAAAGGCAAATAAAAAAGGTAGAGGGATATAGCTGACGTCTGATCTATAAAGACTTTCTGAAAGAATGAGGAAGTCCAAAGAATCCACTGCCATTATGTTGATTAGGACTCTCACCGACCCTCtttagcagtgattctcaacccgtgggccgcgaccccttctggggtcaaatgaccctttcacagaggtcgcctaagaccatcagaaaacacatatttccaatggtcttaggaaccaagccaccgcttctctatccgtctccaggcgggtccgcccacatgcagatatgcccacctacgAGTTCCCAGCATGAACACTGTGACCCATGTTACAtcctgcttcaagacaaaatttcatttatttgtcattagaaataaatatttcacaatatagaatgacatgttgatgttcaatttgtagcaatgaaaatatatcccgcagatcagatatttacatgacgattcgtaacagtagcaaaatgacagtgatgaagtcgcaacaaaaataattttatggttgggggtcaccacctgaGGACCTGTAGGAAAGGGAGGCGGCATGGgggaggttgagaatcactgctctagagggtttctgaaactgtgcaccttacagaggaagacagcctcctcttcctcccctggagcggctggtggattcaaatcacTGATCTTGTGGCTAGGACCCTCTGACCTAGCCCACCGCTTCATCTGGGCTTTTCAAAATAATGAACACCCAAGAGTGAGACACATGGGAAGTGGTCATGAAGAGGAAGGAGACTGAACCATAACCCCCTAGTTCTATTCACCAAAGAAATGTGAAGACAGAAATTTCCCCCTGTGAAAAACAGCATGTGCATATAGACTAGAGTGCACAGAATAAATGCACATTTCGGTTTTCAGAATGTACTAAACAAGAatatctgaaaattgtgaattcaggGGGAAAATTACTAGATTGGAAATGATTGAGAATGTCCTAAGTGCCCAACAATATTTAATTGTTTTCATATCTGTGTCCATGCTGAGAAATAAGTCACAGCCATTGGAGGGATGAAGCTAGACTCGTAGATCTTGAGGTGGGGGGACAACCAGGG
The sequence above is drawn from the Tenrec ecaudatus isolate mTenEca1 chromosome 18, mTenEca1.hap1, whole genome shotgun sequence genome and encodes:
- the LOC142432573 gene encoding olfactory receptor 6Z7-like → MERSLELANMTRVHEFILLGLSTRVGLRETLFAVFLTLYLLTLLENTLIVYLVCTHSELHKPMYFFLGNLSCLEMCYVSVTMPSLLVGLWAGPCPMPFTACIVQLFLFISFIGTKCTLLASMAYDRYVAICRPLHYPLLMRPQVYTGLAMTSWLGGLLSSIIKATCITSLSYCGPNVLNHFFCDVSPLLNLSCTHVSLTELVDFLSAIIIFCGSLLVALASYVAIGRAIFRMPSTTARCKALSTCASHLAVMGIFYSVVLFIYSRPNRIQSTDLNKELSVIYTVVTPLCSPVIYCLRNKEVHRAFRKTLPPH